A genome region from Psychrobacter jeotgali includes the following:
- a CDS encoding response regulator → MTELQITETTDSFSESAIDSKPKLAFIDDEQRILRSMKLLFRKSHDVFVTTDPNEYIDYIKDNHVHVAVSDQRMPERVGVDILREVKDISPSTMRILLTGYADLNAIIGSINDGEIYRYLTKPCKSEELQTVVGRATEIALTYNADEDADQIDNVGYKQTLLVIDETDELIAQIRKQFSNSYNVLHAQSLEDAYDYLANYDIGVCITDINVSGENIAPIIFTLKQDAPHLVVLVQTQFQDAGLLIDLINKGQVYRCLPKPMRASLLEISVNRAFRHHTKLKASPELVKRYEVEHDPDNDVRIDLSSRVRSFIGKLRKRFAL, encoded by the coding sequence ATGACTGAGCTCCAAATTACTGAAACCACTGACAGTTTTTCTGAATCAGCTATTGATTCAAAACCCAAACTGGCATTTATCGATGATGAACAGCGTATTCTGCGCTCGATGAAGCTCTTGTTTCGCAAGAGTCATGATGTTTTTGTCACTACTGACCCCAATGAGTATATTGACTACATTAAGGACAACCATGTCCATGTGGCGGTCAGTGACCAGCGTATGCCGGAACGGGTGGGTGTTGATATTCTACGTGAGGTTAAGGACATCTCACCTTCTACCATGCGAATTTTGTTAACCGGCTATGCGGATCTAAACGCTATTATTGGCTCTATCAATGATGGGGAGATTTATCGTTATCTAACTAAGCCCTGCAAATCTGAAGAGCTACAAACCGTAGTTGGACGTGCCACTGAGATCGCCTTAACTTATAATGCTGACGAGGATGCGGATCAAATCGATAACGTGGGCTACAAACAAACATTATTGGTCATTGATGAGACCGATGAGCTTATAGCACAGATTCGTAAGCAATTCTCAAACAGCTATAACGTGCTGCATGCGCAAAGCCTAGAAGATGCTTATGACTATCTTGCCAACTACGATATTGGCGTCTGTATTACCGACATTAACGTCAGTGGGGAGAATATCGCCCCTATTATTTTCACCTTGAAACAAGACGCCCCGCATCTAGTGGTACTAGTACAGACCCAGTTTCAAGATGCCGGCTTGCTCATTGATTTGATTAATAAAGGTCAGGTTTATCGCTGTCTGCCCAAACCCATGCGTGCCAGCCTACTAGAGATTAGTGTCAACCGTGCCTTTCGTCATCATACTAAATTAAAAGCCAGTCCTGAGCTGGTAAAACGTTATGAGGTTGAGCACGACCCTGATAATGATGTGCGTATCGACCTTTCTAGTCGGGTGCGCAGCTTTATTGGCAAACTGCGTAAACGCTTTGCTTTATAG
- a CDS encoding NAD(P)-dependent oxidoreductase, with product MKAVLLDEVRFLEGIELPKPERVSEYVTFESTSQDNKTIIERCQDADIMISGSLRIEREVIEALPNLKLIQLTSSGMNTVDHEACKDNNVELYNAAAFASKAVPEHTFMLMLNALRAGVHYHHKVIDGNWREAGSAEINQAPMIDMEEQTLGIIGVGTVGKRVSEIAQAFGMTVLWAEHQGKTPRNEDYTDFDTVLAASDIISLHCPLTEQTKHLINKDTLAKMSKKPLVVNVARGAVVDSKAMVQAVQNNQVLGYATDVFEKEPIAKDDPLLKLVEQQHPRVIFSPHVASGSKNAHHKLWEIVQEQINEFIDNYK from the coding sequence ATGAAAGCCGTATTATTAGATGAAGTAAGATTCTTAGAAGGTATTGAGCTACCTAAGCCTGAAAGGGTAAGTGAGTATGTAACTTTTGAAAGTACCTCACAAGACAATAAAACCATTATTGAACGCTGCCAAGATGCGGACATTATGATTAGTGGTTCGCTTCGAATTGAACGTGAAGTTATCGAAGCACTACCTAATCTAAAGCTGATACAGCTAACCTCAAGTGGGATGAATACCGTAGACCATGAAGCTTGCAAAGATAATAATGTTGAACTATATAATGCCGCGGCGTTCGCATCCAAGGCTGTTCCCGAACATACCTTTATGCTTATGTTAAATGCCCTACGTGCAGGGGTTCATTATCATCATAAAGTAATCGATGGCAATTGGCGGGAAGCAGGCAGCGCAGAGATCAATCAAGCACCTATGATAGATATGGAAGAGCAAACCTTAGGAATTATTGGCGTCGGCACTGTGGGCAAACGGGTCAGTGAAATCGCACAAGCCTTTGGTATGACGGTATTGTGGGCTGAGCATCAAGGCAAAACACCACGCAATGAGGATTATACCGACTTTGATACCGTCCTAGCAGCCTCCGATATCATCAGCTTACACTGCCCTCTCACAGAACAAACTAAGCATCTCATCAATAAAGATACCTTAGCTAAAATGTCTAAGAAGCCTTTAGTGGTTAACGTAGCTCGCGGTGCAGTAGTAGACTCAAAAGCTATGGTGCAGGCGGTACAAAACAACCAAGTTCTGGGTTATGCTACCGATGTCTTCGAAAAAGAACCTATAGCAAAAGACGATCCTTTACTTAAACTGGTAGAGCAGCAGCATCCCCGTGTTATTTTTAGCCCTCATGTTGCTTCAGGTAGTAAAAATGCCCATCATAAGTTGTGGGAGATTGTTCAAGAGCAAATTAACGAATTTATTGATAATTACAAATAA
- a CDS encoding D-2-hydroxyacid dehydrogenase, translated as MKAVFLDKGTFSEGVDLPAPAGVSDYVTYGDTQDDAATIIERCKDADIIIANKVKIGAEVISSLPKLKLIQLTATGMNNVDKDACDKHDVALYNVAGYAVKSVPEHTFMLMLNAMRAGFYYQQKVTDGSWGNDGSFCLLDVPLIDLEDKTLGIIGVGTIGKRVTEIAKVFGMKVLWAEHQGREPRNKDYSAFDEVLAQADVISLHTPLTEETKHLINKDTLEKMQQQPLLVNVARGGIVDSQALVEAINNEQIIGYATDVFEQEPIVDNDPLLSLKEHPRVIFSPHNAWGSKSAQNTLWEILSKQVTDFINEQA; from the coding sequence ATGAAAGCAGTATTTTTAGATAAGGGCACTTTTTCTGAAGGGGTCGATTTGCCAGCACCAGCAGGCGTTAGTGATTATGTTACTTATGGTGACACTCAAGATGATGCTGCGACTATCATTGAGCGCTGTAAAGATGCTGATATTATTATCGCTAATAAAGTAAAGATCGGTGCTGAAGTCATCAGTAGCTTACCTAAACTTAAACTTATCCAGCTCACTGCTACCGGCATGAACAATGTGGATAAAGATGCTTGCGATAAGCATGACGTAGCACTTTATAATGTCGCAGGCTATGCGGTTAAAAGTGTGCCAGAGCATACTTTTATGCTCATGCTAAACGCCATGCGAGCAGGGTTTTATTACCAGCAAAAGGTCACTGATGGCTCTTGGGGCAATGACGGTAGTTTTTGTCTACTTGATGTGCCGTTAATAGATCTAGAAGATAAAACCTTAGGCATCATTGGGGTGGGTACTATCGGCAAGCGGGTAACCGAGATTGCTAAGGTCTTTGGTATGAAAGTATTATGGGCTGAGCATCAAGGCCGAGAGCCTCGTAATAAGGACTATAGCGCTTTTGATGAAGTGCTCGCACAAGCGGACGTTATTAGCTTGCACACCCCTTTGACTGAGGAAACTAAGCATTTAATCAATAAAGATACGCTAGAAAAAATGCAACAGCAGCCTCTACTGGTTAACGTGGCCCGTGGCGGTATTGTTGATAGCCAGGCTTTGGTTGAGGCTATTAATAATGAGCAGATTATTGGTTATGCCACTGACGTCTTCGAGCAGGAGCCTATTGTTGATAATGACCCTTTATTAAGTCTTAAAGAGCATCCGCGCGTCATCTTTAGCCCGCACAATGCTTGGGGCAGTAAAAGCGCTCAGAATACCCTATGGGAGATTCTGAGTAAGCAAGTTACTGATTTTATTAACGAGCAAGCTTAA
- a CDS encoding flavin-containing monooxygenase, translating to MTSAKKNLKNRFSRSTPSAQQPADYEILIIGAGIAGIGMACRLQQQKRKSFFKPTAATKRRFKQRLKHEKPSGSQPFIILEKRTDLGGTWDLFNYPGIRSDSDALTFGYSFRPWLDRKMLASGKAIKDYMADTAREFKVTEHIRYQHEVQQLSWSSLKQQWSAMVKDHSSGEVFTLTANFVVGATGYYDYEQGYRPHFKNEEQFQGEIIHPQHWVDVDYQDKKVVIIGSGATAMTLLPALVDEESEQCARHVTMLQRSPTYVASVPGEDSALDWLSGKLSPLSRHQAYTLLRTRNVLMQQGVYQAATHAPKLMKAFLQHGVKKELKGSGVDTAHFMPTYNPWDERLCAVPDSDLFTALHGERADVVTDQIKGFTDTGIELASGQHLKADIIVTATGLKLQMLGGADLYIDGEPIDVGSLMTYKAVMLEGVPNLAVLFGYTNASWTLKIDLACQYLLRLLGYMHKHNYQVVRAQAVTDEQQARVLSDTVLGSLSAGYVQRAKDELPKQGDRYPWQVTNNYLSDRIMLKHRKLDDDWLIFER from the coding sequence ATGACATCTGCTAAGAAAAATCTCAAGAACCGATTTTCTCGTTCAACGCCATCCGCGCAACAACCTGCTGATTATGAGATTCTAATTATCGGTGCTGGCATTGCTGGCATTGGGATGGCCTGTCGTTTGCAACAACAAAAGCGCAAAAGCTTCTTTAAGCCTACAGCTGCTACTAAGCGAAGGTTTAAGCAAAGGCTCAAGCACGAAAAGCCATCGGGTTCTCAACCTTTTATAATCTTAGAAAAACGCACAGATTTGGGCGGCACTTGGGATTTATTTAATTATCCAGGCATCCGCTCTGACTCTGATGCCTTGACCTTTGGCTATAGCTTTAGGCCGTGGCTGGATCGTAAAATGCTGGCAAGTGGGAAAGCTATTAAAGATTATATGGCCGATACTGCGCGCGAGTTTAAGGTCACTGAACATATTCGCTATCAGCATGAAGTGCAGCAATTGTCGTGGTCAAGCCTTAAGCAGCAATGGTCAGCGATGGTAAAAGACCATAGTAGCGGAGAGGTGTTTACTTTGACGGCTAATTTTGTCGTTGGTGCTACGGGGTATTATGATTATGAGCAAGGATATCGGCCTCACTTCAAAAATGAAGAGCAGTTTCAAGGAGAAATTATTCATCCCCAGCACTGGGTAGATGTGGATTATCAAGACAAAAAAGTCGTAATTATTGGTAGCGGAGCCACGGCAATGACTTTGTTACCCGCCTTGGTCGATGAAGAGAGTGAGCAATGCGCGCGTCATGTAACTATGCTACAGCGTTCGCCGACTTATGTGGCGAGCGTGCCCGGTGAAGATTCGGCGCTAGATTGGCTTTCGGGTAAACTGTCACCTTTATCGAGGCATCAAGCCTATACTCTATTGCGAACACGTAATGTGCTGATGCAGCAAGGAGTCTATCAAGCAGCGACTCATGCGCCTAAGCTGATGAAAGCCTTTCTACAGCATGGGGTCAAAAAAGAGCTGAAAGGCAGCGGTGTCGATACGGCCCACTTTATGCCGACTTACAACCCATGGGATGAGCGTTTATGTGCGGTACCCGATAGTGATTTGTTCACCGCCTTACACGGCGAGCGAGCAGACGTGGTTACTGATCAAATTAAAGGCTTTACTGACACTGGTATTGAACTGGCCTCTGGGCAACATTTGAAGGCTGATATTATTGTGACTGCTACGGGCCTCAAGCTCCAGATGTTGGGCGGTGCAGATTTATATATCGATGGCGAACCGATTGATGTAGGTTCGCTGATGACTTATAAAGCGGTGATGTTAGAGGGTGTGCCTAATCTGGCGGTGTTATTTGGCTATACTAACGCCTCTTGGACTTTAAAGATTGATTTGGCCTGCCAGTATCTACTGCGGCTGTTAGGTTACATGCACAAACACAATTATCAAGTCGTACGCGCGCAAGCGGTAACTGATGAGCAGCAAGCACGAGTCTTGTCGGATACGGTATTGGGCTCTTTGAGTGCCGGCTACGTACAACGTGCCAAGGACGAGCTTCCCAAACAGGGCGACCGCTATCCTTGGCAAGTGACTAATAACTACTTAAGCGATCGTATTATGCTGAAACATCGCAAGCTCGATGATGATTGGCTGATATTTGAGCGTTAG